From Actinopolymorpha cephalotaxi, one genomic window encodes:
- a CDS encoding NAD-dependent succinate-semialdehyde dehydrogenase, which yields MTATPSVARRSIQSVNPYQNEVLREVPAMSDEEADRAVDQAQRAFQEWRWLPAGERAQVVRRAADLMQQRRDEFARTATLEMGKLIEESYGEVDLVVDILRYYAEQGPELLADEPIAVDEGTAVVTNRPLGVLLGIMPWNYPFYQVARFAAPNLVAGNTILLKHASNCPQSALALEQLFRDAGAPTGVYTNLFVRGSAIGQIIDNSLVQGVSLTGSDRAGASAAERAGRRIDKTVLELGGSDPFIVLDGRDFDRTIDAAVVGRLGNMGQSCVSAKRMIVVSDVYDEFVDRLRRRFEALTPGDPMDPATTLGPLSSEQAAENLVSQIRDTVAEGATLVTGGRRIDRPGAFVEPTILTDVRPGMRAYHEELFGPAAVVYQVADDDEAVGLANDSQYGLGGVVMCRDLDRAHRVAERLDTGMVWVNHPTSSRPELPFGGIKRSGYGRELSDLGIKEFVNQKLVRTFPTTSAIGFAQG from the coding sequence ATGACCGCCACGCCATCAGTCGCACGAAGGTCGATCCAGAGCGTCAATCCGTACCAGAACGAGGTACTCCGCGAGGTCCCCGCGATGTCCGACGAGGAGGCCGACCGAGCAGTCGACCAGGCTCAGCGGGCGTTCCAGGAGTGGCGGTGGCTGCCCGCCGGAGAACGCGCGCAGGTCGTACGCCGGGCTGCCGACCTGATGCAGCAGCGTCGCGACGAGTTCGCACGTACCGCGACCTTGGAGATGGGCAAGCTCATCGAGGAGAGCTACGGCGAAGTGGATCTCGTGGTCGACATCCTCCGATACTACGCAGAGCAGGGGCCGGAACTCCTCGCCGACGAGCCGATAGCCGTGGACGAGGGCACTGCAGTCGTGACGAACCGCCCGCTCGGCGTGCTCCTGGGCATCATGCCCTGGAACTACCCCTTCTACCAGGTGGCCCGCTTCGCGGCGCCCAATCTGGTTGCGGGTAACACCATTCTGCTCAAGCACGCAAGCAACTGCCCGCAGTCGGCACTCGCGCTCGAGCAGCTGTTCCGGGATGCGGGCGCTCCCACAGGCGTCTACACGAACCTGTTCGTACGCGGATCCGCGATCGGGCAGATCATCGACAATTCACTCGTGCAGGGTGTGTCGCTGACCGGCAGCGACCGGGCAGGTGCGAGCGCGGCCGAGCGTGCCGGGCGCAGGATCGACAAGACCGTGTTGGAGCTCGGCGGGAGCGACCCGTTCATCGTGCTCGACGGCAGGGACTTCGACCGGACCATCGACGCCGCGGTCGTCGGCCGCCTGGGCAACATGGGGCAGAGCTGCGTGAGCGCCAAGCGGATGATCGTCGTGTCCGACGTCTACGACGAGTTCGTCGACCGGTTGCGCCGACGCTTCGAGGCGCTCACCCCGGGCGACCCGATGGACCCGGCGACGACCCTCGGCCCTCTATCGTCCGAACAGGCCGCCGAGAACCTCGTGAGTCAGATCCGTGACACCGTCGCGGAGGGCGCCACCCTGGTGACCGGTGGCAGGCGCATCGACCGGCCCGGCGCCTTCGTCGAGCCCACGATCCTCACCGACGTACGTCCCGGGATGCGTGCCTACCACGAGGAGCTCTTCGGGCCGGCGGCCGTGGTGTACCAGGTCGCCGACGACGACGAGGCTGTCGGCCTGGCCAACGACAGCCAGTACGGGTTGGGCGGCGTCGTCATGTGCCGGGATCTCGACCGGGCCCACAGGGTCGCAGAGCGGCTCGACACCGGCATGGTCTGGGTCAACCACCCCACCTCGTCCCGTCCCGAACTGCCCTTCGGCGGCATCAAGCGCTCCGGGTACGGGCGAGAGCTGTCCGACCTGGGGATCAAGGAGTTCGTCAACCAGAAACTGGTCCGTACCTTCCCGACGACCTCGGCGATCGGCTTCGCCCAAGGCTGA